The Gossypium hirsutum isolate 1008001.06 chromosome D07, Gossypium_hirsutum_v2.1, whole genome shotgun sequence genome includes the window TATCTGTATGTTCTTTTTAACCACGATTCAATGGAACCATTatgcaagtaagttctagaattcatctttttaatttgtttatcttctaacaaagtaaATCTCTTTTTAACATAATGAGTGCAAACAAATCTTAAGATCTCGTTCACGCTCTCGAATATTACAatatcgagagattaataagttattcacaaaatcttttcatgaatggttaagccaaacggtatgcaattgAAGCTTTTACTGAcaaataatgttttctcataacatttataattactcaatttgtttttgattcaataggtttggagtcggaaggacgtcaatgacgaagttaaatggctttcctaaggttcgaatagagtagtaaaaagatatagtgtcttcctcatcaatggattcagatttcatacgaaatatcgcgagagattggaaactcaaaattgtggaatagttgttaattcttcaattacaagttatgctagtgctagggacagtaatcctgttgagggaaatgtggagtattacggacttcttactgacattattgagttggattattatggcaaatggaaagttgtcttatttcgatgtgattgggctaATGTTAATACTGCTCGGGAATTAaacaagatcaatttggttttacaatggtgaacttctctcgattgattcacactggacaacaattgatagatgagtcgtatgtattttcttttcaagtggaacaagttttttactcgaaagatccaactagtgagggttggtacgttctactccgtaacatccctagatacttgtttgacatgggcaatggaagtagagatgacatcgacgaaagatcagaaactttgccttttcttgaacaaaacttaaatgaaaatatccctaatactagtacacaatttcaatgggttcgccaggatgttgatgaagatatttacgaattatgatatagtaagattttacgattttttaattatatgtaataccataatttaaatcttggtcttgttaaatatttcaattattttatatgtactattattgttgtaattagttactaaaattttaaatattttgtgtaTTGTAAATAAAATGCCTAGAAAAAGATTGCGAGATCTAAGTATTGTTCAAAATACTCCAAATtcagaagaaacaaatagtgaacaacagactactattggatcttcgaatgttccaaATACACCTAACAAACCtgtagaaattcaaagtaatgtgaaatttaatttatatgcgtgttgacttttattattgatttttttcaaattcttatattataatatatcatttttcagctgaaagtgatgggacgcgcagaggtcgaggacatACGCTATTTAAAGATATATACGAGTTAAATCTTGTCGAGTGTGTCAAAGTATCTAGAAACAATCTTGGTTAgtctgttggatcagaagctcgacttttagtagGATATTTgagcattatagcacgaaatgccaatatgttgcctatcaactacgagtcatggcatcaaatgcctgatagtaacaaaaatcaagctctcgaaaatattaaggtaacaaaaagtgaatgtaatttataatactttggtttaagtttcatttatatttactttctaaacttgtgttttttgtaggagagatttgctttagagatCTCAGATAATTATGTCAATAAAGAATtaggaaaaagatggagagaacataaaagtactttaaagaaagaatattttaagacaaaaataaCTCTCGAAAAGAAATTGCGAAATGTcccaccgggaatgctgaggtaccaatgggaagatgcggttagattttggaattcaaagaaagtaGAGGTAgtacgtacttccaaactcttatagttatttcggtttatagtatttactatatacataataatttcataatgtaggattgtgaacgagttggaacaagcagtaggaaaaaatagaaattcactcacacagttgggttgaaaagttttgcttgtgtagttAAGGCCgatgtattttgaatttattaatagtgtcaaatatttattaatttctattaaataatattactactatattgtaggaattttcgtctggtcaaaaagttggacgcctttagctttttgacattacaaaTAGGAAGAAAAATAGATCTCCTATGACttctgaagctgcagaaattatggtatgttttcttaataaaatttaaattattttaaatatttatagtgtttaattataatggtttaattatttgtttgtaatgcaaataatgttaagttatattacatttgtttttataatatatattgcgttTCTAACTCTTTCATTGATTTACTAGGAGAAATTAAAGGACAAAAAGGCAaagtatgaagcgattgcttcgagtgatagtttTGTTCATCTTGACGACATTAATAAccgaattattactgaagttctggatcctgaaaggtacggtcgggttcgatttcaggGATCTTTTGTTAACCAAACCCAATATTTTGAATCCAACTCACaacaatacatgccttcggggagtcaggctccagctgaagttcagaggttaagagaccagatggcaCAGATGCAAGCGGGCACAGATGAGCGAATTGTTCTACTTAAAGCGGAagctgaaagaaaatatgaagaactccaagtacaacttaaagcggaggcagcagcgagggaagcagagcagaACAAAAAGTACGACgcactccagctacagcttcagaatatgatgaagatgtttcaacaGTCGCAAAATCTACCATCTTAGACTATTGtatgaatatttttaacattttaacttttaacattattgtaagaataatttgaattatactttatttatcaatttatatcatatatctttcgttgaatttgaagtatcatttaggtTTGTTGTTTTCGGTTGGATTCCATGCTATAAGAAGGGTTGCATATTGATGAAAATTGGATGCTACAAATCTGCCaaagttagtggcgtttttttgtaaaacgctgctaaagaacggtacttttagcggcgtttgtgaaaaaagcATCGCTAAAGGTCATATTCTTTAGCGACGTTTGTGAAAAaggcgccgctaaaggtcatgttctttagcggtagTGGCTTTTGTgataaaagcgtcgctaaaggtcatgttctgtAGCAGCGTTTGTGACAAAAGCGTCGcaaaaggtcatgttctttagcggcgcttttctttaaagccgctaaaggtcatgatatttagcggcgtttgtgataaaagtacCGTTAAAGATTATGTTCTCTAGCACCGTTTATGTGAAAAAGATGCCGCCAAAATTAGCgacattttttgcggcgctttcttgTAATGGCGCTTAAAAGAGTCGCTACAGGCCTAAAAAaagccgctaaaagcctattttgctGTAGTGAGCTTGGACAGACTTCCGATCGacaaattttctttcaatttgtaATAACCAGAATGGCTTGCCCAGATGAAAATTTCCCTGTCAACCTTTCATCAAGACAAGCTGGAGCTTCAGGTACAGGTAGCCAACCCACTGAGGCTAATCTGTTTGCTGGCTAGTTTGTTGACTGACAGAAAAATTTGGGTAATGTGGCCCACGCAGGGGCTTCAAACTCCTTTGACCTAAAATTTCTTTATATCTAAGGGTTATCATTCTCTGCTAATCAAGAAGCATCATCGTAGTAGTTTTTTTCTCTTCAAGAGCAAATGAAACTGATGAAGGAACAAATGGTCATACAGAACGTGAGGTTTGAGCAACAACAAATGTTTCATCAGGAGCTCTTAAAAAAATGGAGAGCTAAAAAAAAGGTTTAGCCCGACAACTCCGATTTTCATGACTATGCTGCCATGCAGGAAGAAGGTCCTGACGTGTATAAAAAATAGCGGCAAAGTGAGATGGATGCTTTACGATGAGACATAAGGGCTTTGCATCCTTAGTTTATATTAATTAAGCTTTTGAATGTTTATGTTAGAGTTTGAAGCTTTGATGGAAAATAGGATTAttttataatgtgatttttgttagttttgaacataaggattaaattgttaatatcttgaaattgacatgtaattttttataatatgagGCTATAATTGGATATATTCgaaattggtttaaaatttggagtccaaatttgaaagttatgataagtttgattttaaggactaaattgaataaaatgtaaaacttgagGAAATAATTGAAAGATTAAATtgagtttatatatatttgtaataggTTGTTATATGATATTTGAGTGGTTAAATGgaaatgaatttatattatatatcaagaTTTGAACAAAACGGTTGATAATCgagaaaaaaaggaaattatAGACTAGTCCCTAccactttttcttttgttgtcaGCCCTTGGCCTAAGTtcatacattattaatatatttaaattgctGTTAAGTTTTATTTGTATGTTCATTAATTTTTGATTGATATCCTGAATTGGCTATGAATTAGTACCTAAATTGAGAATTGAATCACATTGAAATGAATTGTTGTAAAATGGTATAATGTGAGATTAAACCCGAATGAAATTAGTAAAAGTCTCGTATACAAGGTTACATGTTATTACCTGCAGGTTCTGAGCtccagcatgtgttgcgaacTCGAGAATACAAGTTTATTAAGCCCTGGCAAGGCTACATGTTGTGTAGGTTCAACCCTGACGGGTAACCAGGCACTATTATCTGATTCATGTTGGTTCAACTATAACGAGTGACCAAGCACTATTATCCGATTCGTGTGGGTTCAACCCTAACGGGTGACTAGGCACTATTATTTGATTCATGTAGGTTCAACCTTAACGGGAGACCAGACACTATTATCTGATTTGTGTAGGTTTAACCCAAACGGGTAATCAGGAACTATTATTCGATTCGTGTAGGTTTAACCCAAATAAGTAACTAGACACTATTACTTTCATCTTTGTACGAAGttcttttatgaatttttatcgGGTAATATTGTGAGTGAAAATGTGATGATATGTCGTTGGATGTTGGCAAAGTAATGTATATGATTTAGGTATAAGGTATGAGTTTGATCATGATAGAATATGAAAAATTGAGGTTATATGTATGGTTTGAGCTCAAAGCCTATGTATTTGAAGTTATTACATTGTATCTTGATAGGGATACTTATTTTGCATAATGAATTGAATGTGTGATAAGTAATTGAGGTAAGTAATTGTTtatattgtatgagcttactaagtattttaaatacttaCATATGTTACTACTTTCCTATAGATTTTGGACGTCCGAAACACGTTGACCGGATCTGCAAGAAGCACACTCCTTTCCTCTGTTGAATTCGGTAGACTTTTGATGTTTTGAGTTTGGttatttgtggcatgtacataggatggtTAAACTTGTATAAGTGGATGGATGTGTTTTGGTATGGTTATGCTTGTATAAAAGTTTATGTGGTAACTTGTTATGTGATGAATGGTTTGATGCCAAGTTTGGTATTTAGAAGGTTAATAGTAATGGCAAAGTTTAGATGTTCTTATGCATTTGGTGCATGCTGATAACATGTTTCGAAATGGTATTGTAATCTCCCCAACCCAACTTAGACGTTCTGGCCAAATTGTGAAGACCACATAAGCCACCAACGTGATTAAATGACCTTACCGTACTTTGATAATCTTAGTTActcttttttaagaaaaatcacGGTTTTCTCTTGTGTCAATTTGAAAAACGTTCATTTTACAAGTCAGTCGTTCTTAAGCCATTTTCTTAGAGGTAGCGAAGTTTTAGAAAAACATGTTACGCGTCATTTCATCCAAAAAAATTCTAACCACTTTTGTTGCAGTGGAAAACTTAGTTTATGACAAATTTTAGTTAAGTCAAGTATCATGCATTGTCCAATTTCAAAACACCTttaaaattcaatcaaataaatGAGTATGCATGCATAAAACCCCAAAATGAAGTAAAACCCAAACCACAGTCCATATAATTTTAcagtcaaaaaatcaaataaaccttaataaaattttaaggaaaataaaTGTTTAGTCTGAAGTCCGCCGTATGTCTGCATGTTGGGTCCGTTCTTAGTTTCGAGCATTACTTAAGATATTTGAAAGTAAGGGGTGAGCTAACTAACTTAGTGTAAGTCAAAAACAGTAAGAACATTCAATTATTCATATAGATAGCAATCAATAAATTAATACAACACAAAACCTGGCATAAAATGTTATCATTCGAGTGTGTCATGGACATAATACAATGCAAAAAGATTCCTATCCAACCATTTGCAACACTCCACAATTTCACCAAAACTCGTTTGCCGAACTCCAAACATTGCGAGTTGTGCTTGATATGGTTAAACCACCATTATAAACAATGCAATTATACTACCAATCATTATGCAATATAATTGTCATTCTCCTCATTACTCCCAGTGCAGTGCAATGACAACATTAATGTGGACTTAATATGTTGTCGTTACGCCACAGAACTCCTCTATCATCCACAATATCCCACCCCATGAACATGCATTACATCATACAAGATACAAACAAGTATATGTTTCCATTACAATTACATTTCAGTGGTATGCTTTATACGCGTTCATTATATCATTCATTTCCATTCAGTGGTAACACTTATCAAGCGTTCAACTTCACAATCAATTCGATGACACTCTAACATGCctcaatttcataatcatttcataagcaatttaACATGCTATAAAAGCAATTTTCCATTGCACGTGTAGCAACTTTCAATTAATTCATTCATAGCATCTCACTCAAACATACAAGTCAAACCTTCAAAATTTCATTCCATAATAACACATGCTATACAAACAACCagcatcatttaataataaaaaaaatcatgttataTCATATCATTTCAAAATAATTAGTTTTGCATTCACACTATTTGTTAGGGCTTGAAATGTACCTGGTTCGGCCACCTCTAAATTACTTAGTAATATAATCAAGCTCGTTCAGCAAGCTTAATTACcacattaaaaactaaaaatacttatttaatgtttattttataaagttagaacCCACACATTCATTTTGAAAATCACAACACGAAATCACAAAATCCACAGTACCGCTCTTAGGCCTTAGACTAGCCTATATCTGAAACCAGCACTTAATACGATAATATACGATTAATGACCTGCCTTAAAACACCCAAAGAGGTTCGGCCTAAGCAATGCTACAAACATGAACTTTTATATTCGAATTATCAAGTGAACTTACATTATATTGATAAGAACCACAGGTGCGAAGGAGATCTACAGTCACTGCTGACCCGAGACGTTTAAATCAGAGCCTAAAGATAACTAATACCCAAAAATCAGTAACCAAAAACCCCATTCTAACTTTAAAGCAATTGGAAAAAAACACCATTCTGACTTTAAAGCAATCGGCAAAAGCAAAAATTATTAACAAATTGAAACAATGCAGGATCTCGCACAAATCTACAATTTGCACTACCCACTAACTAGATTAGAGTCGTCAGATGATCGTCTtggttaattaatcaattaggaaTGTCTAAATTAAATCCAAGagggaa containing:
- the LOC107954680 gene encoding uncharacterized protein, which codes for MTSEAAEIMEKLKDKKAKYEAIASSDSFVHLDDINNRIITEVLDPERYGRVRFQGSFVNQTQYFESNSQQYMPSGSQAPAEVQRLRDQMAQMQAGTDERIVLLKAEAERKYEELQVQLKAEAAAREAEQNKKYDALQLQLQNMMKMFQQSQNLPS